The following proteins are encoded in a genomic region of Alnus glutinosa chromosome 8, dhAlnGlut1.1, whole genome shotgun sequence:
- the LOC133876554 gene encoding squamosa promoter-binding-like protein 6 isoform X1 encodes MILLPDMESWNFVSEGKGFVSDETILPANSLMRSKNALMGWELRTCSFGKNMLFSGQEDDSTSKRSSSVVDSNSRDSSSIDLQLGRLPDQRDAHISKISKGFPILSSSESSRPAKRVRASGLYSQNAFCQVYGCNKDLNASKDYHKRHKVCEIHSKTAKVIVNGIEQRFCQQCSRFHLLAEFDDGKRSCRKRLAGHNERRRKPQVGIHSGRAGRLIQSYNGIRYEGSSLSTTSFICPEYLPSGFLHPEKYGTGDWCRPIKVEDGSDYRPLSTIPVTNGNLHSKSLLHHDIGKQFTPFHDNGAITATGSTFCDNTSQYTNDVGCPTSSSRSLFQNTPLASEDFNVFDAASTVQGLSGISDSGCALSLLSSQSQKSSSHSSGIPMARPLIMSGSHPHYGMSRVSENFRGTASQDSLSGVSNKFPSSEMNSAEENQLGPILISDSSGAVNFEITDRMFQGSDCLNSNNRHSCENGPTMDLLQLSSQLQRVEHQRQFVQMKQDNDAFCCLRIT; translated from the exons A TGATTCTGTTGCCTGACATGGAGTCTTGGAACTTCGTTTCAGAAGGGAAGGGGTTTGTATCCGATGAAACAATATTACCTGCAAATTCTCTCATGAGAAGTAAAAATGCCTTGATGGGTTGGGAATTGAGAACATGTAGTTTTGGCAAAAACATGTTATTCTCAGGTCAAGAAGATGACTCCACTTCGAAGCGCTCAAGCTCTGTGGTGGACTCAAACAGCCGGGATTCTTCTTCCATTGATTTGCAGCTGGGGCGGCTTCCTGATCAGAGAGATGCCCATATTTCTAAAATTTCCAAAGGATTTCCCATTTTGTCTTCGTCCGAGTCGTCTAGACCTGCAAAGAGAGTGCGAGCATCGGGGCTTTATTCACAAAATGCCTTCTGCCAAGTTTATGGCTGTAACAAGGATCTAAACGCCTCTAAAGACTACCACAAGAGGCATAAAGTTTGTGAGATTCACTCGAAGACAGCCAAAGTTATCGTCAATGGCATTGAACAGAGGTTTTGTCAGCAGTGTAGCAG GTTTCATTTGCTGGCTGAATTTGATGATGGTAAGCGTAGCTGCCGTAAACGCCTTGCAGGCCACAATGAGCGTCGCAGAAAGCCTCAAGTGGGTATTCACTCTGGAAGGGCCGGGAGATTGATTCAGTCATATAATG GTATCAGATATGAGGGAAGTTCTTTATCAACAACATCCTTTATTTGCCCAGAATATCTCCCTAGTGGCTTTTTGCATCCTGAGAAATATGGAACCGGTGACTGGTGCAGGCCTATAAAAGTTGAAGATGGGAGTGACTATAGGCCTCTGTCAACAATTCCTGTTACCAATGGGAATCTGCATTCAAAATCCCTCCTCCATCATGATATTGGGAAACAGTTCACCCCATTTCACGACAACGGAGCTATTACTGCAACAGGAAGCACTTTTTGCGATAATACTAGTCAATACACAAATGATGTAGGATGCCCAACTTCTAGTTCACGTTCTCTTTTCCAGAACACCCCGTTAGCAAGTGAAGACTTCAATGTTTTCGATGCAGCGTCAACCGTTCAAGGATTATCAGGAATTTCAGACTCCggttgtgctctctctcttctgtcatctCAGTCACAGAAGTCTTCAAGCCATTCATCTGGAATTCCCATGGCTCGTCCCCTGATCATGTCAGGTAGCCATCCCCATTACGGCATGAGTCGAGTCTCTGAGAACTTCAGAGGAACAGCCTCGCAGGATTCCTTAAGTGGAGTGTCGAATAAGTTCCCTTCATCAGAAATGAATTCTGCAGAAGAGAATCAGCTGGGCCCCATACTGATATCTGATAGTAGTGGTGCTGTTAACTTTGAAATCACAGATAGGATGTTCCAAGGGTCTGATTGTTTGAATTCAAACAATCGTCATTCCTGTGAAAATGGACCTACCATGGACTTGCTTCAGCTGTCATCACAGCTCCAGCGCGTGGAGCATCAGAGGCAATTTGTGCAGATGAAGCAGGATAATGATGCTTTCTGTTGCCTGCGGATCACTTAA
- the LOC133876554 gene encoding squamosa promoter-binding-like protein 6 isoform X2 — MESWNFVSEGKGFVSDETILPANSLMRSKNALMGWELRTCSFGKNMLFSGQEDDSTSKRSSSVVDSNSRDSSSIDLQLGRLPDQRDAHISKISKGFPILSSSESSRPAKRVRASGLYSQNAFCQVYGCNKDLNASKDYHKRHKVCEIHSKTAKVIVNGIEQRFCQQCSRFHLLAEFDDGKRSCRKRLAGHNERRRKPQVGIHSGRAGRLIQSYNGIRYEGSSLSTTSFICPEYLPSGFLHPEKYGTGDWCRPIKVEDGSDYRPLSTIPVTNGNLHSKSLLHHDIGKQFTPFHDNGAITATGSTFCDNTSQYTNDVGCPTSSSRSLFQNTPLASEDFNVFDAASTVQGLSGISDSGCALSLLSSQSQKSSSHSSGIPMARPLIMSGSHPHYGMSRVSENFRGTASQDSLSGVSNKFPSSEMNSAEENQLGPILISDSSGAVNFEITDRMFQGSDCLNSNNRHSCENGPTMDLLQLSSQLQRVEHQRQFVQMKQDNDAFCCLRIT; from the exons ATGGAGTCTTGGAACTTCGTTTCAGAAGGGAAGGGGTTTGTATCCGATGAAACAATATTACCTGCAAATTCTCTCATGAGAAGTAAAAATGCCTTGATGGGTTGGGAATTGAGAACATGTAGTTTTGGCAAAAACATGTTATTCTCAGGTCAAGAAGATGACTCCACTTCGAAGCGCTCAAGCTCTGTGGTGGACTCAAACAGCCGGGATTCTTCTTCCATTGATTTGCAGCTGGGGCGGCTTCCTGATCAGAGAGATGCCCATATTTCTAAAATTTCCAAAGGATTTCCCATTTTGTCTTCGTCCGAGTCGTCTAGACCTGCAAAGAGAGTGCGAGCATCGGGGCTTTATTCACAAAATGCCTTCTGCCAAGTTTATGGCTGTAACAAGGATCTAAACGCCTCTAAAGACTACCACAAGAGGCATAAAGTTTGTGAGATTCACTCGAAGACAGCCAAAGTTATCGTCAATGGCATTGAACAGAGGTTTTGTCAGCAGTGTAGCAG GTTTCATTTGCTGGCTGAATTTGATGATGGTAAGCGTAGCTGCCGTAAACGCCTTGCAGGCCACAATGAGCGTCGCAGAAAGCCTCAAGTGGGTATTCACTCTGGAAGGGCCGGGAGATTGATTCAGTCATATAATG GTATCAGATATGAGGGAAGTTCTTTATCAACAACATCCTTTATTTGCCCAGAATATCTCCCTAGTGGCTTTTTGCATCCTGAGAAATATGGAACCGGTGACTGGTGCAGGCCTATAAAAGTTGAAGATGGGAGTGACTATAGGCCTCTGTCAACAATTCCTGTTACCAATGGGAATCTGCATTCAAAATCCCTCCTCCATCATGATATTGGGAAACAGTTCACCCCATTTCACGACAACGGAGCTATTACTGCAACAGGAAGCACTTTTTGCGATAATACTAGTCAATACACAAATGATGTAGGATGCCCAACTTCTAGTTCACGTTCTCTTTTCCAGAACACCCCGTTAGCAAGTGAAGACTTCAATGTTTTCGATGCAGCGTCAACCGTTCAAGGATTATCAGGAATTTCAGACTCCggttgtgctctctctcttctgtcatctCAGTCACAGAAGTCTTCAAGCCATTCATCTGGAATTCCCATGGCTCGTCCCCTGATCATGTCAGGTAGCCATCCCCATTACGGCATGAGTCGAGTCTCTGAGAACTTCAGAGGAACAGCCTCGCAGGATTCCTTAAGTGGAGTGTCGAATAAGTTCCCTTCATCAGAAATGAATTCTGCAGAAGAGAATCAGCTGGGCCCCATACTGATATCTGATAGTAGTGGTGCTGTTAACTTTGAAATCACAGATAGGATGTTCCAAGGGTCTGATTGTTTGAATTCAAACAATCGTCATTCCTGTGAAAATGGACCTACCATGGACTTGCTTCAGCTGTCATCACAGCTCCAGCGCGTGGAGCATCAGAGGCAATTTGTGCAGATGAAGCAGGATAATGATGCTTTCTGTTGCCTGCGGATCACTTAA
- the LOC133876554 gene encoding squamosa promoter-binding-like protein 6 isoform X3, which yields MRSKNALMGWELRTCSFGKNMLFSGQEDDSTSKRSSSVVDSNSRDSSSIDLQLGRLPDQRDAHISKISKGFPILSSSESSRPAKRVRASGLYSQNAFCQVYGCNKDLNASKDYHKRHKVCEIHSKTAKVIVNGIEQRFCQQCSRFHLLAEFDDGKRSCRKRLAGHNERRRKPQVGIHSGRAGRLIQSYNGIRYEGSSLSTTSFICPEYLPSGFLHPEKYGTGDWCRPIKVEDGSDYRPLSTIPVTNGNLHSKSLLHHDIGKQFTPFHDNGAITATGSTFCDNTSQYTNDVGCPTSSSRSLFQNTPLASEDFNVFDAASTVQGLSGISDSGCALSLLSSQSQKSSSHSSGIPMARPLIMSGSHPHYGMSRVSENFRGTASQDSLSGVSNKFPSSEMNSAEENQLGPILISDSSGAVNFEITDRMFQGSDCLNSNNRHSCENGPTMDLLQLSSQLQRVEHQRQFVQMKQDNDAFCCLRIT from the exons ATGAGAAGTAAAAATGCCTTGATGGGTTGGGAATTGAGAACATGTAGTTTTGGCAAAAACATGTTATTCTCAGGTCAAGAAGATGACTCCACTTCGAAGCGCTCAAGCTCTGTGGTGGACTCAAACAGCCGGGATTCTTCTTCCATTGATTTGCAGCTGGGGCGGCTTCCTGATCAGAGAGATGCCCATATTTCTAAAATTTCCAAAGGATTTCCCATTTTGTCTTCGTCCGAGTCGTCTAGACCTGCAAAGAGAGTGCGAGCATCGGGGCTTTATTCACAAAATGCCTTCTGCCAAGTTTATGGCTGTAACAAGGATCTAAACGCCTCTAAAGACTACCACAAGAGGCATAAAGTTTGTGAGATTCACTCGAAGACAGCCAAAGTTATCGTCAATGGCATTGAACAGAGGTTTTGTCAGCAGTGTAGCAG GTTTCATTTGCTGGCTGAATTTGATGATGGTAAGCGTAGCTGCCGTAAACGCCTTGCAGGCCACAATGAGCGTCGCAGAAAGCCTCAAGTGGGTATTCACTCTGGAAGGGCCGGGAGATTGATTCAGTCATATAATG GTATCAGATATGAGGGAAGTTCTTTATCAACAACATCCTTTATTTGCCCAGAATATCTCCCTAGTGGCTTTTTGCATCCTGAGAAATATGGAACCGGTGACTGGTGCAGGCCTATAAAAGTTGAAGATGGGAGTGACTATAGGCCTCTGTCAACAATTCCTGTTACCAATGGGAATCTGCATTCAAAATCCCTCCTCCATCATGATATTGGGAAACAGTTCACCCCATTTCACGACAACGGAGCTATTACTGCAACAGGAAGCACTTTTTGCGATAATACTAGTCAATACACAAATGATGTAGGATGCCCAACTTCTAGTTCACGTTCTCTTTTCCAGAACACCCCGTTAGCAAGTGAAGACTTCAATGTTTTCGATGCAGCGTCAACCGTTCAAGGATTATCAGGAATTTCAGACTCCggttgtgctctctctcttctgtcatctCAGTCACAGAAGTCTTCAAGCCATTCATCTGGAATTCCCATGGCTCGTCCCCTGATCATGTCAGGTAGCCATCCCCATTACGGCATGAGTCGAGTCTCTGAGAACTTCAGAGGAACAGCCTCGCAGGATTCCTTAAGTGGAGTGTCGAATAAGTTCCCTTCATCAGAAATGAATTCTGCAGAAGAGAATCAGCTGGGCCCCATACTGATATCTGATAGTAGTGGTGCTGTTAACTTTGAAATCACAGATAGGATGTTCCAAGGGTCTGATTGTTTGAATTCAAACAATCGTCATTCCTGTGAAAATGGACCTACCATGGACTTGCTTCAGCTGTCATCACAGCTCCAGCGCGTGGAGCATCAGAGGCAATTTGTGCAGATGAAGCAGGATAATGATGCTTTCTGTTGCCTGCGGATCACTTAA